Proteins found in one Pseudoxanthomonas sp. SL93 genomic segment:
- a CDS encoding S8 family peptidase — protein MFSSPAWAGEVSTAGLRDGETYDRFIVKYRDGSTARTSAAALQRSLGSAVSGAGLATAGARSPVSAQKLRRLAVGAELVRTSRKLDRVEAEGLLRQLAADPSVDYVEVDARRYARLVPNDNFYNQYQWHFKDPVGGINLPAAWDNATGAGVVVAVLDTGITPHSDLDANILPGYDFISDTFVSRDGDLRDANPLDEGDWNPVAGECYAGSPVQDSSWHGTHVAGTVAEVTNNAKGMAGGAFDAKVVPARVLGRCGGYTSDISDAVIWASGGTVAGVPANANPAEVINLSLGGTGACSATEQNAFNIAIANGSTVVVAAGNDASNASGFSPGNCNGVITVAATRITGGIASYSNYGTSVEIAAPGGGGSVDGNPGGYVWSAGNAGTTVPTTETYFGMGGTSMAAPHVAAVVALIQSVADTPLTPAQVLATLQSTARPFPVAPPANRPIGAGIVNAAAAVQAVIGGEPPTATPLTNNVAVGGNTGAKDATIKYALVVPAGATNLSFITYGGSGNADLYVKFGSEASASSYDVRSARPGNNEVINIASAQAGTYYVTLVGKTKFSGVSVRGSFTAP, from the coding sequence ATGTTCTCCTCGCCGGCGTGGGCGGGTGAAGTCAGTACCGCCGGTCTGCGCGACGGCGAAACCTACGACCGCTTCATCGTGAAGTACCGCGACGGCAGCACCGCGCGCACCAGTGCCGCCGCACTGCAGCGTTCACTGGGCAGCGCCGTGTCGGGCGCGGGCCTGGCCACGGCGGGCGCCCGCAGCCCGGTCAGCGCGCAGAAGCTGCGCCGGCTGGCCGTGGGGGCCGAGCTGGTGCGCACCTCGCGCAAGCTCGATCGCGTCGAAGCCGAGGGCCTGCTGCGACAGCTGGCGGCGGATCCGAGCGTGGACTACGTGGAAGTGGATGCGCGCCGTTATGCGCGGCTGGTCCCCAACGACAACTTCTACAACCAGTATCAGTGGCACTTCAAGGATCCGGTCGGCGGCATCAACCTGCCTGCCGCCTGGGACAACGCGACCGGTGCCGGCGTGGTGGTCGCGGTGCTGGATACGGGCATCACGCCGCACAGCGATCTGGATGCCAACATCCTGCCGGGTTACGACTTCATCAGCGACACGTTCGTCTCGCGCGACGGCGACCTGCGCGACGCCAACCCGCTGGACGAAGGCGACTGGAATCCGGTCGCGGGTGAGTGCTACGCCGGTTCGCCGGTGCAGGACAGCAGCTGGCACGGCACCCACGTGGCCGGCACGGTGGCGGAAGTGACCAACAACGCCAAGGGCATGGCGGGTGGCGCGTTCGATGCGAAGGTGGTGCCGGCACGCGTGCTAGGCCGTTGCGGCGGCTATACCTCCGACATTTCAGATGCCGTGATCTGGGCTTCCGGCGGCACCGTTGCGGGCGTACCCGCCAACGCGAATCCTGCCGAAGTCATCAACCTCAGCCTGGGTGGCACCGGTGCGTGCAGCGCGACCGAGCAGAACGCTTTCAACATCGCCATCGCCAATGGCTCCACGGTGGTCGTGGCGGCCGGCAACGACGCCAGCAACGCGTCGGGTTTTTCACCCGGCAACTGCAACGGCGTCATCACCGTGGCGGCGACGCGCATCACCGGCGGCATCGCTTCGTATTCCAACTACGGCACCAGCGTGGAAATCGCGGCGCCGGGCGGCGGCGGCAGCGTGGATGGGAACCCGGGTGGCTATGTCTGGTCGGCGGGCAACGCCGGCACCACCGTGCCTACCACCGAGACGTACTTCGGCATGGGCGGTACCTCGATGGCGGCGCCACACGTCGCGGCGGTGGTGGCGCTGATCCAGAGCGTGGCCGATACGCCGCTGACGCCCGCGCAGGTGCTGGCCACGCTGCAATCGACGGCGCGTCCGTTCCCGGTGGCGCCGCCGGCGAACCGGCCGATCGGGGCGGGCATCGTCAATGCCGCCGCCGCCGTGCAGGCGGTGATCGGGGGCGAACCGCCCACCGCCACGCCGCTGACCAACAACGTGGCCGTGGGCGGCAATACCGGCGCGAAGGACGCGACCATCAAGTACGCGCTCGTGGTGCCCGCGGGCGCGACCAACCTGTCGTTCATCACCTATGGCGGCAGCGGCAACGCCGACCTGTACGTGAAGTTCGGCAGTGAAGCGTCGGCGTCCAGCTATGACGTGCGGTCCGCGCGCCCGGGCAACAACGAGGTGATCAACATCGCCTCCGCGCAGGCCGGCACGTATTACGTCACGCTGGTCGGCAAGACCAAGTTCAGCGGTGTCAGTGTGCGGGGCAGCTTCACCGCGCCCTGA
- the gspE gene encoding type II secretion system ATPase GspE encodes MNAAALDTGTATSPDDQIVAALLARGRLKDTDLARARRLQEETGGSLLSLLSRLGLVSERDHAETAADVLGLPLVNAKEAPDVPPESVALSLRFLKQFHVCPVGEDDLHVDLLMADPQDRYAFDAVQLATGRQVRARVALRSEIDDLIERYYGQGRSAMGAIVENADGEATGDLDDVEHLRDLASEAPVIRLVNLVIQRAVELRASDVHVEPFENRLKVRYRVDGVLEEGESPPANLTAAVISRIKIMAKLNIAERRLPQDGRIMLRVQGKELDLRVSTVPTAHGESVVMRLLDRETVVFDFKKLGFTDAFLPQFQKVLEQPHGILLVTGPTGSGKTTTLYTALSKLNTSDVKIITVEDPVEYQIEGINQIQAKPQIGLDFANALRSIVRQDPDIIMIGEMRDLETARIAIQSALTGHLVLSTLHTNNAAGGITRMLDMGVEDYLMTSTVNGILAQRLVRRLEPTHAEKYPASPEEIERFNLRRFQPQGEIFLYRPRGSAIAPTGYLGRTTIVEFLVMNDEIRRAIMRHAGMGEIEQLARDAGMRTMYEDGIIKALTGETTIEEVLRVTEDA; translated from the coding sequence GTGAACGCAGCCGCGCTGGATACCGGAACCGCCACCAGTCCCGACGACCAGATCGTCGCCGCGCTGCTGGCGAGAGGGCGGTTGAAGGACACCGATCTTGCGCGCGCGCGCCGCCTGCAGGAAGAGACCGGCGGCAGCCTGTTGTCGCTGCTTTCCCGGCTGGGCCTGGTGTCCGAGCGCGACCATGCGGAAACCGCCGCCGACGTGCTCGGCTTGCCGCTGGTCAATGCGAAGGAGGCCCCGGATGTGCCTCCCGAATCGGTCGCACTGTCCCTGCGCTTCCTCAAGCAGTTCCATGTCTGCCCGGTGGGCGAGGACGACCTGCACGTCGACCTGCTGATGGCCGACCCGCAGGACCGTTACGCCTTCGATGCGGTGCAGCTGGCGACCGGCCGGCAGGTGCGGGCGCGCGTGGCCCTGCGTTCCGAGATCGACGACCTGATCGAGCGCTATTACGGCCAGGGCCGCAGCGCGATGGGCGCCATCGTCGAGAACGCCGACGGTGAAGCGACCGGCGACCTGGACGATGTCGAACACCTGCGTGACCTGGCCTCCGAAGCGCCGGTCATCCGGCTGGTCAACCTGGTCATCCAGCGGGCGGTGGAACTGCGCGCGTCCGATGTGCACGTGGAGCCGTTCGAGAACCGGTTGAAGGTGCGCTACCGCGTGGACGGCGTGCTGGAGGAGGGTGAAAGCCCGCCCGCCAACCTGACCGCCGCGGTGATCAGTCGTATCAAGATCATGGCCAAGCTCAACATCGCCGAGCGCCGCCTGCCGCAGGACGGCCGCATCATGCTGCGCGTGCAGGGCAAGGAACTGGACCTGCGCGTGAGCACGGTGCCCACCGCACACGGCGAAAGCGTGGTGATGCGTCTGCTGGACCGCGAGACGGTGGTGTTCGATTTCAAGAAGCTCGGCTTCACCGATGCCTTCCTGCCGCAGTTCCAGAAAGTGCTGGAGCAGCCGCACGGCATCCTGCTGGTCACCGGCCCCACCGGTTCCGGCAAGACCACCACGCTGTACACCGCGCTGAGCAAGCTCAACACCAGCGACGTGAAGATCATCACCGTCGAGGACCCGGTCGAATACCAGATCGAGGGCATCAACCAGATCCAGGCCAAGCCGCAGATCGGGCTGGATTTCGCCAATGCGCTGCGCAGCATCGTGCGCCAGGATCCGGACATCATCATGATCGGTGAAATGCGCGACCTGGAAACGGCGCGCATCGCCATCCAGTCCGCGCTCACCGGACACCTGGTGCTGTCCACGCTGCACACCAACAATGCGGCCGGCGGCATCACCCGCATGCTGGACATGGGGGTGGAGGACTACCTGATGACCTCCACCGTCAACGGCATCCTGGCCCAGCGCCTGGTGCGGCGGCTGGAGCCCACGCACGCGGAGAAGTACCCGGCCTCGCCGGAAGAGATCGAGCGATTCAACCTGCGCCGATTCCAGCCGCAGGGGGAGATCTTCCTGTACCGCCCACGTGGTTCGGCCATCGCCCCGACGGGCTACCTGGGCCGCACCACCATCGTCGAGTTCCTGGTGATGAACGACGAGATCCGTCGGGCCATCATGCGCCATGCGGGCATGGGCGAGATCGAACAGCTCGCCCGCGATGCCGGCATGCGGACCATGTACGAGGACGGCATCATCAAGGCGCTGACCGGCGAGACGACCATCGAGGAAGTCCTGAGGGTGACCGAAGATGCCTGA
- a CDS encoding type II secretion system F family protein, giving the protein MPLYRYKALNAHGEMLDGQMEAASDADVVARLQEQGHLPVEARLASEGGNATLFQLWRRHAFAGERLVQFTQQLATLLGAGQPLDRALTILLDLPEDEKARRTITDIRDAVRGGAPLSAALERQHGIFSRLYVNMIRAGEAGGSLHDTLQRLADYLERSRALKGRVVNALIYPVILIVVVGLALLFLLGYVVPQFAQMYESLDVALPWFTRGVLWLGLFVRDWWFILVAVPALALLWFDRRRRDPAFRDRFDAWLLGRPFAGLLIARLETARLARTLGTLLKNGVPLLNALGIARNVLGNRALAADVEAAAEDVKNGHGLSSSLGKGKRFPRLALQMIQVGEESGALDTMLLKTADTFEGETAQILDRMLAALTPIITLVLAAVVGLVIIAVLVPLYDLTSAMG; this is encoded by the coding sequence ATGCCCCTGTACCGCTACAAAGCGCTCAACGCCCATGGCGAAATGCTGGATGGCCAGATGGAAGCCGCCAGCGATGCCGACGTGGTCGCGAGGCTGCAGGAGCAGGGCCATCTGCCGGTGGAAGCGCGGTTGGCGTCAGAGGGCGGCAACGCCACGTTGTTCCAGCTGTGGCGCCGGCACGCCTTCGCGGGCGAACGGCTGGTGCAGTTCACCCAGCAGCTGGCCACGCTGCTCGGTGCGGGCCAGCCGCTGGACCGTGCGCTGACCATCCTGCTGGATCTGCCCGAAGACGAAAAAGCACGCCGCACCATCACCGACATCCGCGATGCGGTGCGCGGCGGCGCGCCGTTGTCGGCCGCGCTGGAGCGCCAGCACGGCATCTTCTCCAGGCTGTACGTCAACATGATCCGCGCCGGCGAAGCGGGCGGCAGTCTGCATGACACGCTGCAGCGGCTGGCCGATTACCTGGAGCGCAGCCGCGCCCTGAAGGGTCGCGTGGTCAACGCGCTGATCTACCCGGTCATCCTCATCGTCGTGGTGGGCCTGGCGCTGCTGTTCCTGCTGGGCTACGTGGTGCCGCAGTTCGCGCAGATGTACGAGAGCCTGGACGTCGCGCTGCCATGGTTCACCCGCGGCGTGCTGTGGCTGGGCCTGTTCGTGCGCGACTGGTGGTTCATCCTGGTCGCAGTGCCTGCGCTGGCATTGCTCTGGTTCGACCGCCGCCGTCGCGATCCGGCGTTCCGTGACCGTTTCGACGCCTGGTTGCTGGGCCGCCCCTTTGCTGGGCTGCTCATCGCGCGGCTGGAAACCGCGCGCCTGGCCCGTACGCTGGGCACGCTGCTGAAGAACGGCGTGCCGCTGCTGAATGCGCTGGGCATCGCCCGCAACGTGCTGGGCAACCGCGCCCTGGCGGCCGATGTCGAAGCAGCCGCGGAGGACGTCAAGAACGGCCACGGCCTGTCTTCGTCGCTGGGCAAGGGCAAGCGGTTCCCACGGCTGGCCCTGCAGATGATCCAGGTGGGCGAGGAGTCCGGCGCGCTGGACACCATGCTGCTGAAGACGGCGGATACGTTCGAGGGCGAAACGGCGCAGATCCTGGACCGCATGCTGGCCGCGCTTACCCCCATCATCACGCTGGTACTGGCGGCGGTGGTGGGGCTGGTGATCATCGCCGTGCTCGTGCCGCTTTACGACCTGACCAGCGCCATGGGCTGA
- a CDS encoding ESPR-type extended signal peptide-containing protein yields the protein MNRIYSKVWNPSLGVLVVASEFARRAHGVMSSGTRMRARLGVSLLVSALLAGAPFGAALAHDKQKGQPQNDKPQIGTGPAYCVDARGNPIKDGRPGENAVSCGDGVDASGRHAVAVGYKSIANKAGATAVGGYAEATGVNATAVGYDSSATAQGATALGHQSAATGQNASAVGTQARASGTGASAVGTGSSASGAYGAAIGSASTASGAQSLAAGHTSNASGAATVAIGGFANASGAFDTALGYGADASGGDSTALGSGSIATGYNSVAVGGSLLGFLPTEASGDFSTAVGGGAWAPGTNASAFGNLASATADNSVALGGDSVADREDSVSVGSAGSERQITNVAAGTEGTDAVNLDQLNAVADASENATRYFKANGANDGTDDAVASGDYATASGSAALAEGVGATATGSGAFALADGATATGFNATATGANSVANGAGAQANGAGAVAVGGQRQLFDEDGNPLLDEDGNPVYASTEASADDATALGAGAVASEVGSTATGAGANASGAYASAIGTGASASGIQATAVGFRSEASDDAATAVGGYSTASNFGAAAFGYGAEASGNSATALGFGAVASNWDSTALGSNSIASGDNSVAVGGAFFGFVPTEASGDFSVAVGGGAYSPGVNSVALGNLASAEADNSVAIGGDSVADREDSVSVGSVGSERQVTNVAAGTEGTDAVNLDQLDAVADASEEATRYFKANGANDGTDDAVASGEFATASGSASLAEGTGATATGSGAFALGEFSTATGYNALATGESSLANGSSAEASGDSSIAIGGQVNAFDADGNPITVNTVASGLGATAVGSGSLASALGSSSFGVLSEASGEASSAFGYGSTATGSYASSFGHASGATGDYSVAVGGPADLIPGLGFLVYTQASGFSSAAFGSGAIAAGDYSLAAGSLAEASGLESTAAGFFSYAPGDYATALGAESWASGDNSTAVGFYSTALGDNSVALGANSTADRDNTVSVGDVGSERQITNVAAGTEGTDAVNLDQLNAVADASENATRYFKANGANDGTDDAVASGDYATASGSAALAEGVGATATGSGAFALADGATATGFNATATGANSVANGAGAQANGAGAVAVGGQRQLFDEDGNPLLDEDGNPVYASTEANADDATALGAGAVASEIGATATGAGASASGAYSTALGTEATASNTQATAVGFRSSADGLASTTVGGYSSAGGDFASAFGYGAAAGGSGATAVGEGAAANGEESTAVGGTTFFGLINTRASGTGGSAFGNGAWATGEYSTAIGHNSYADGDDSVALGVNSVAGATNSVAIGANAWNDRDNTVSVGDVGDERQITNVAAGTEGTDAVNLDQLNAVADASENATRYFKANGANDGTDDALASGDYATASGSAALAEGVGATATGSGAFALADGATATGFNATATGANSVANGAGAQANGAGAVAVGGQRQLFDEDGNPLLDEDGNPVYASTEANADDATALGAGAVASEVGATATGAGASASGAYSTALGTESSASGIQATAVGFRSEASDDAATAVGGYSSASNFGAAAFGYGAEASGNSATALGFGAVASNWDSTALGSNSIASGDNSVAVGGAFFGFVPTEASGDFSVAVGGGAYSPGVNSVALGNLASAESDNSVAIGGDSVADREDSVSVGSAGSERQVTNVAAGTAATDAVNLSQLSFVSNALGGGAGFSGGVFIAPSYTIQGTSYNNVGAAFTAVDAKLNELYGMYSGLTGSTTATASTGSGAPPTQSSQARASGDGANAATATAGLTAAPQTTAATTTGNGGGAVSSGQPAVPAVAENADTSASAAAYADAGDAATLDNARAYADATATETLASANAYADFQVKALEDDFNAFRGDVDRRFSEQDRRLDRMGAMSSAMLNMAINAAGSRTPRGRIAVGAGWQNGENALSLGYSKPIGERASFSIGGAFSGDEKSAGVGFGIDL from the coding sequence ATGAACAGGATTTACAGCAAGGTGTGGAACCCCTCCCTCGGCGTGCTGGTGGTGGCGTCGGAGTTCGCGCGACGCGCGCATGGCGTGATGTCGTCGGGTACGCGCATGCGTGCGCGGCTCGGCGTGTCGCTGCTCGTCTCCGCGCTGCTCGCCGGTGCACCGTTCGGTGCCGCGTTGGCCCATGACAAGCAGAAGGGACAACCGCAGAACGACAAGCCGCAGATAGGAACCGGGCCCGCCTACTGTGTGGACGCGCGCGGCAACCCCATCAAGGATGGGCGCCCCGGCGAGAATGCCGTGTCGTGCGGCGATGGCGTGGATGCCTCCGGGCGCCATGCGGTCGCCGTGGGTTACAAAAGCATCGCCAACAAGGCGGGCGCGACCGCGGTGGGCGGCTACGCCGAAGCCACCGGCGTGAACGCCACCGCCGTGGGCTACGACAGCAGCGCGACCGCACAGGGCGCGACCGCATTGGGCCACCAGAGCGCGGCGACCGGCCAGAACGCCAGCGCGGTCGGCACGCAGGCGCGCGCCAGCGGCACCGGCGCAAGTGCCGTGGGCACGGGCAGCAGCGCGAGCGGTGCGTACGGCGCGGCGATCGGCAGTGCCTCCACCGCCTCCGGCGCGCAGTCCTTGGCCGCGGGCCACACCAGCAACGCGAGCGGCGCCGCCACGGTCGCCATCGGCGGCTTCGCGAATGCCTCCGGCGCGTTCGACACCGCGCTGGGCTACGGCGCCGATGCCAGCGGCGGCGACAGCACCGCACTGGGTTCTGGCTCCATCGCCACCGGTTACAACAGCGTGGCAGTGGGTGGCTCGTTGCTTGGCTTCCTGCCGACCGAAGCGTCGGGGGACTTCTCCACGGCTGTCGGCGGAGGCGCATGGGCACCCGGCACCAATGCCAGCGCCTTCGGCAACCTGGCCTCGGCGACTGCCGACAACAGTGTGGCGCTTGGCGGCGATTCGGTTGCCGATCGCGAGGACAGCGTTTCCGTCGGCAGCGCCGGCAGCGAACGCCAGATCACCAACGTCGCGGCCGGCACCGAGGGCACCGATGCGGTGAACCTGGACCAGTTGAACGCGGTGGCCGATGCCTCGGAGAACGCCACGCGCTACTTCAAGGCCAACGGCGCCAATGACGGCACCGATGATGCGGTGGCATCCGGCGACTACGCGACCGCGTCCGGTTCGGCCGCCCTGGCCGAAGGCGTGGGTGCGACCGCCACCGGTTCCGGTGCGTTCGCCCTGGCCGATGGCGCCACCGCGACCGGCTTCAACGCCACCGCCACCGGCGCCAACAGCGTCGCCAACGGCGCCGGTGCGCAGGCCAACGGTGCCGGCGCGGTCGCAGTAGGCGGCCAGCGGCAGCTGTTCGACGAGGACGGCAATCCGCTGCTGGATGAAGATGGCAACCCCGTCTACGCCAGCACCGAAGCCAGCGCGGACGACGCCACGGCACTGGGTGCCGGTGCGGTCGCCAGCGAGGTGGGTTCGACAGCCACCGGTGCGGGCGCGAATGCCAGTGGCGCCTACGCGTCTGCCATTGGCACCGGGGCCAGCGCCTCGGGCATCCAGGCCACGGCGGTCGGCTTCCGCAGCGAGGCATCCGATGATGCCGCCACCGCCGTCGGCGGCTACAGCACTGCCTCGAACTTCGGTGCGGCTGCGTTCGGCTACGGTGCCGAAGCCAGCGGCAACAGCGCCACGGCGCTGGGTTTCGGTGCGGTGGCGAGCAACTGGGATTCCACCGCGCTGGGCTCCAACTCCATCGCCAGCGGCGACAACAGCGTGGCGGTGGGTGGCGCGTTCTTCGGGTTTGTCCCCACCGAAGCCTCCGGTGACTTCTCGGTGGCGGTCGGTGGCGGTGCGTACTCGCCCGGGGTGAACTCGGTGGCGCTGGGCAACCTGGCCAGCGCGGAAGCGGACAACAGCGTGGCCATCGGCGGTGATTCCGTCGCCGACCGCGAGGACAGCGTTTCCGTCGGCAGCGTCGGCAGCGAACGCCAGGTCACCAATGTCGCCGCGGGCACCGAGGGCACCGACGCGGTGAACCTTGATCAACTCGACGCGGTGGCGGACGCCTCGGAAGAGGCCACCCGCTACTTCAAGGCGAACGGCGCCAATGACGGCACCGACGACGCGGTGGCGTCAGGCGAATTCGCCACCGCATCGGGATCGGCCAGCCTGGCCGAGGGCACGGGCGCGACGGCGACCGGCTCCGGTGCGTTCGCGCTGGGGGAGTTCAGCACCGCGACGGGCTACAACGCGCTGGCAACCGGCGAGAGCAGCCTCGCCAACGGCAGCAGCGCGGAAGCCAGCGGCGATTCGAGCATCGCGATCGGCGGACAGGTCAATGCGTTCGACGCGGACGGCAATCCGATCACCGTCAACACCGTGGCGTCCGGGTTGGGGGCGACGGCGGTGGGCTCGGGCAGCCTGGCCTCGGCCCTGGGCAGTTCATCATTCGGCGTACTCAGCGAAGCCAGCGGTGAGGCCAGTTCGGCGTTCGGTTACGGCAGCACGGCGACGGGCTCGTATGCCTCCAGCTTCGGCCATGCCAGCGGTGCGACCGGCGACTACAGCGTGGCCGTCGGCGGACCGGCGGACCTGATCCCCGGTCTGGGTTTCCTCGTCTACACGCAGGCCAGCGGCTTCAGCTCCGCCGCCTTCGGTTCGGGTGCGATCGCGGCTGGCGACTACAGCCTGGCGGCAGGCAGCCTGGCGGAAGCCTCCGGGCTGGAAAGCACCGCCGCGGGCTTCTTCTCCTACGCGCCTGGCGACTACGCCACCGCGCTGGGTGCGGAATCCTGGGCCAGCGGCGACAACAGCACGGCCGTCGGCTTCTACAGCACGGCGCTGGGCGACAACAGCGTGGCGCTGGGCGCCAACTCCACCGCCGACCGCGACAACACGGTGTCGGTCGGCGATGTGGGCAGCGAACGCCAGATCACCAACGTCGCGGCCGGCACCGAAGGCACCGATGCGGTGAACCTGGATCAGTTGAACGCGGTCGCCGATGCCTCGGAGAACGCCACGCGCTACTTCAAGGCCAACGGCGCCAATGACGGCACCGATGATGCGGTGGCATCCGGTGACTATGCGACCGCGTCCGGTTCGGCCGCCCTGGCCGAAGGCGTCGGTGCGACTGCCACCGGCTCCGGTGCGTTCGCACTGGCCGACGGCGCCACCGCGACCGGCTTCAACGCCACCGCCACCGGCGCCAACAGCGTCGCGAACGGTGCGGGAGCACAGGCCAACGGTGCCGGCGCGGTCGCAGTGGGCGGCCAGCGGCAGTTGTTCGACGAGGACGGCAATCCGCTGCTGGATGAAGATGGCAATCCCGTCTACGCCAGCACCGAAGCCAACGCGGACGACGCCACGGCACTCGGTGCCGGCGCGGTCGCCAGCGAAATCGGCGCGACGGCTACCGGTGCGGGGGCCAGTGCGTCGGGGGCCTATTCGACCGCCCTCGGTACGGAAGCCACTGCATCGAACACGCAGGCGACAGCCGTCGGGTTCCGCAGCAGCGCGGACGGGCTCGCCTCGACCACCGTCGGTGGCTACAGCAGCGCGGGCGGCGATTTCGCCTCGGCGTTCGGTTACGGCGCGGCAGCAGGTGGCAGTGGCGCGACGGCGGTGGGCGAAGGCGCGGCCGCCAATGGGGAAGAAAGCACCGCCGTGGGCGGCACCACGTTCTTCGGCCTGATCAACACGCGCGCCAGCGGCACCGGCGGGTCGGCCTTCGGCAACGGTGCCTGGGCGACGGGCGAATACAGCACCGCCATCGGCCACAACAGCTACGCCGATGGCGATGACAGCGTGGCCCTGGGCGTGAACTCCGTCGCCGGCGCGACCAACAGTGTGGCGATCGGTGCCAATGCATGGAACGACCGCGACAACACCGTCTCGGTGGGCGACGTGGGAGACGAACGCCAGATCACCAACGTCGCGGCCGGCACCGAGGGCACCGATGCGGTGAACCTGGATCAGTTGAACGCGGTGGCCGATGCATCGGAGAACGCCACGCGCTACTTCAAGGCCAACGGTGCCAATGACGGTACCGATGATGCGCTGGCATCCGGCGACTACGCGACCGCATCCGGTTCGGCCGCCCTGGCCGAAGGCGTCGGTGCGACCGCCACCGGTTCCGGTGCATTCGCCCTGGCCGATGGCGCCACCGCGACCGGCTTCAACGCCACCGCCACCGGCGCCAACAGCGTCGCCAACGGCGCCGGTGCACAGGCCAACGGTGCCGGCGCGGTCGCAGTGGGCGGCCAGCGGCAGTTGTTCGACGAGGACGGCAATCCGCTGCTGGATGAAGACGGCAACCCCGTCTACGCCAGCACCGAAGCCAACGCGGACGACGCCACCGCACTCGGTGCCGGCGCGGTCGCGAGCGAGGTCGGCGCGACGGCCACCGGTGCGGGGGCCAGTGCGTCGGGGGCCTATTCGACCGCCCTCGGTACGGAGAGCAGCGCCTCGGGTATCCAGGCCACCGCGGTCGGTTTCCGCAGCGAGGCATCCGATGATGCCGCCACCGCCGTCGGCGGCTACAGCAGTGCCTCGAACTTCGGTGCGGCTGCGTTCGGCTACGGTGCCGAAGCCAGCGGCAACAGCGCCACGGCGCTGGGTTTCGGTGCGGTGGCGAGCAACTGGGATTCCACCGCGCTGGGCTCCAATTCCATCGCCAGCGGCGACAACAGCGTGGCGGTGGGCGGTGCGTTCTTCGGGTTCGTGCCTACGGAGGCCTCCGGTGACTTCTCGGTGGCGGTCGGTGGCGGTGCGTACTCGCCCGGGGTGAACTCGGTGGCGCTGGGCAACCTGGCCAGCGCGGAATCGGACAACAGCGTGGCCATCGGCGGTGATTCCGTCGCCGACCGCGAGGACAGCGTCTCCGTCGGCAGCGCCGGCAGCGAACGCCAGGTCACCAATGTCGCCGCGGGCACGGCGGCTACCGATGCGGTGAACCTGTCGCAGTTGAGCTTCGTGTCGAATGCGCTGGGCGGAGGCGCCGGCTTCTCCGGCGGCGTCTTCATCGCGCCGAGTTACACCATCCAGGGCACGTCGTACAACAACGTGGGGGCCGCCTTCACCGCGGTGGATGCCAAGCTCAATGAGCTGTATGGCATGTACTCGGGCCTGACCGGCAGCACCACGGCCACCGCCTCCACCGGCAGCGGCGCACCGCCCACCCAGAGCAGCCAGGCACGTGCGTCCGGCGACGGTGCGAATGCGGCAACGGCGACGGCAGGCCTCACCGCCGCTCCGCAGACCACGGCCGCCACGACGACAGGCAATGGCGGGGGCGCCGTCAGCAGCGGCCAACCCGCCGTGCCGGCCGTGGCGGAAAACGCCGACACCTCGGCCAGCGCAGCGGCCTATGCGGACGCGGGTGACGCCGCCACGCTGGACAACGCACGTGCCTATGCCGACGCCACGGCGACGGAAACGCTGGCCAGCGCGAATGCGTATGCCGACTTCCAGGTCAAGGCACTGGAAGACGACTTCAACGCCTTCCGCGGCGACGTGGACCGCCGGTTCTCGGAGCAGGATCGTCGCCTCGACAGGATGGGCGCGATGAGTTCGGCCATGTTGAACATGGCGATCAACGCCGCCGGCAGTCGCACGCCGCGCGGCCGCATCGCCGTCGGCGCGGGCTGGCAGAACGGAGAGAACGCCCTGTCCCTGGGTTACTCCAAGCCGATCGGCGAGCGCGCTTCCTTCAGCATCGGCGGTGCGTTCAGCGGTGACGAGAAGTCGGCGGGCGTGGGCTTCGGTATCGACCTGTAA
- the gspG gene encoding type II secretion system major pseudopilin GspG, translating to MRLSRHLTRSPSPSSQSGMSLLEIIIVIVLIGAVLTLVGSRVLGGADRGKANLAKSQIQTLAGKVENYQLDTGSLPGRLEDLVTQPGNAAGWLGPYAKSAELKDPWGHDIQYRAPGEAGPFDLSSLGKDGKAGGESYDADIVYE from the coding sequence ATGCGCCTGTCCCGCCACCTGACCCGTTCCCCTTCGCCCTCTTCGCAGAGTGGCATGAGCCTGCTGGAAATCATCATCGTCATCGTGCTGATTGGTGCCGTGCTGACCCTGGTGGGCAGCCGGGTACTGGGCGGTGCGGATCGCGGCAAGGCCAACCTGGCCAAGTCGCAGATCCAGACGCTGGCCGGCAAGGTGGAGAACTACCAGCTGGATACGGGCAGCCTGCCGGGTCGTCTCGAAGACCTGGTGACCCAGCCCGGCAATGCCGCCGGCTGGCTGGGCCCGTACGCGAAGTCGGCCGAGCTGAAGGATCCGTGGGGCCACGACATCCAGTACCGGGCGCCAGGCGAAGCCGGCCCCTTCGATCTGTCCAGCCTGGGCAAGGATGGCAAGGCGGGTGGCGAAAGCTACGACGCGGACATCGTCTACGAGTGA